GGAATTGATTGCTACATAAACTGTGACAGTTGCTCCTTTGGCGATTTGTGTACCCACCGGCGGATCGGTTGAGAGCACATATCCCGGTGCTGTGTCAATAGAGAACTGTTCCACGACTCTCGGGAACAACCCAAGCCCTTCAAGTGTACCGGTCACCTGTGTCTTCTCACGTCCCGCGCATTCAGGAATCGAAATTAAATTCGGGCCTTTGCTGACCTTGACCGTGATCGTGCTGCCCTCGATGACCTTTTTGGGAGGTGTCGGGGTCTGTTCGTAGATGACGTCCTGCGGGTATTCATCGTTATATTGGGAGGAATCGTCATAGACGATATTAAATTCAGCATTGTTTTCGTTGGCGATGACTTCATAATAATTCTGCCCGACAAAATTGGGCAAAGCGACTTCGGCGCCCGCCGGCGTCAACAAGGTTGTCTTGAGAAGAACCGCGCTGAACACAAATAATCCGGTCCCGATCATCACCGCGACGGTGATTCCCAAAAGAATCGAAAGCCACCGGCTCTTGATCAAAGGCGCCTTTTTCGGTTTTTCGGAAGCCGCCGTTTTCAGCGCTTCCTGCGACGGCGTTACAACGGGTTTTTGAACCGCCGAGGTATATTTATATGCAAAAATGATTCCCGGATTGCGTTTAATTTCCTCTGTTGCCGCCAGCATCTCTGCTGCCGATTGGTACCGTTCCTCCGAATTTTTGCGCATCGCCCGCGCAATGATCTCTTCAAGTCCGACGGGGATGTCCGCATTCAGTTTGCGCGGTGCCACCGCCGCCGCGTTCATCTGCATCATGGCTACCTGGGCCGGGTTTTCGGAATCGAACGGAAGACGGCCCGTCAGCATCTCATAAAGCAATATACCGACCGCATACAGATCCGCGCGGGCATCGACTTTGTCGCCTCTGGCTTGCTCCGGGCTCATATAGTGCACCGAGCCGATTGTGCGTCCGTTGTCGGCGGTATTCTGCCGCATAAACTGCGCGATTCCGAAATCGGTCACTTTGATCGTGCCGCTTGAAGTCAGCAATATGTTCTGGGGTTTGATATCGCGATGCACAATGCCGTTTTCGTGGGCGTGTACAAGCGCAGACAAAATTTGAGACACAAATAGAATACTGTCTTTCCACGATAGGATCTTCTGCAGCTCAATAAATTCCTTCAGCGTAATACCGTCAACCAGTTCCATCACAATATACTGCAGCCGGTCGCCGAGACAAACGTCGTAGACCTTGACGATATTCGGGTGTGAAAGCACCGAAATCGCCTTGGACTCGGTCTTGAACCGACGGCGGAATTCATCGTTGGCAAGATACTCCTCCTTGAGCAGTTTCACCGCAACCTTGCGGTTCTGTTCAAGATCAAACGCCGAATAGACAACCGCCATTCCGCCGATGCCGATGATCTCGCGCAGTTCATATCTGCCGTCGAGTTTTTTGCCGAGATATCTCTCAAACTGTCCCAAAACTATGCCTCCGATCTCATGATGACCGCCGTGATATTATCGCCGCCGCCGTGTGCATTCGCGCACTCAATCAGCCGCTCGCAGATATTTTCAAAACGGTACTTCAGCATGATCAATGCGATCTCTTCATCTGTGACAAAACCGCTGAGTCCGTCTGTACATAATAAAATCGTGTCCCCGGGTTTCAGTGTAACAAATCGATAATCTTCTTCCACTTGCTCGCTGATGCCGATCGCACGGGTGATGACGTTGCGCTCCGGGTGAATTTTGGCCTGATCTTTGGTAATATACCCGAGTTCCACCATATCCTGTACCAAAGAGTGATCCCGGGTCAGTTGGTTCAAAACGCCGCTGCAAAAAGAATAGATGCGGCTGTCTCCGACTGTTGAGATATGCAGAACCCGTTTGTTCATCACGGCCATCACCATCGTAGTGCCCATTCCGCCATAAACGAGATCGCGGTGCGCCGCCTTCCAGACCGCTGTATTGGCCTTTTTCAACGCCATGTTCATGGCCTTGCGAAGATCGGTGTCACCGGCATTTTTCTTATAATGCCGCGTCAGCTCGTTCATCGCCGCCCCGGATGCCAAACGGCTTGCGCATTCGCCGCCCGCCGCGCCGCCCATGCCGTCGCAGACCACCGCCCACCCGAGCTCCTCGCTGAGCACGGAAAAATCAAAGCAGTCCTCATTTCGAGTACGCTCGCGGCCGACGTCGGTCTTTCCGATGATCTGCATTCGGCTCTTCCTTTCAGCTCTCGCGCTGCCCGTTCCTGCGCAGCTGCCCGCAGGAGGCATCCAGGTCGGCGCCCATCGTGCGCCGAATCGTGACGCTCGCGCCGCTCTGTTCCAGTGTTTTATAAAAATTCTGCACCGTCTGTGCCGGAGGCGGGAAAAATCCGGTGCCCTTGACCGGATTGCAGGCGATCAAATTGATATGGCACAGCTTTTTACGCAATAATACTGCAAGTTCCCGGGCATTCTCAACCGAATCATTGACGCCCCGGATCAATGCGTATTCAAAAACCACACGCCGCCCGGTCATTTGGGTATAATACTCGACAGCCGAGAGCAATTGCACGATGCCGTACTTTTTGTTGATCGGCATAATCTTGCCACGTAACTCGTCGTTCGGCGCGTGCAGCGAAACCGAGAGGGTCAGCCCGAACTTGTATTCGGCGAGTTCCCGAATCTTATCGGCAAGCCCGCAGGTCGAGAGCGACACATGGCGCAAACTCATCTGATAGCCGTCGGGTGCGGACAAGTTTTGTAAAAAGGTCACGACGTTTTCGAAGTTATCGAGCGGTTCTCCGATGCCCATCAAAACGACATTGTCCACCCTGCCGCCGCACTCTTTTCCGGCTTCGGTGACCTGTCCGAGCATCTCCCCCGCAGTCAAACTGCGGCAATATCCCGCCGGAGGCGAGGCACAGAATTTGCACCCCATCCGACAGCCCGCCTGTGTCGAGATGCAGACCGTGCTG
This is a stretch of genomic DNA from Oscillospiraceae bacterium. It encodes these proteins:
- the pknB gene encoding Stk1 family PASTA domain-containing Ser/Thr kinase encodes the protein MGQFERYLGKKLDGRYELREIIGIGGMAVVYSAFDLEQNRKVAVKLLKEEYLANDEFRRRFKTESKAISVLSHPNIVKVYDVCLGDRLQYIVMELVDGITLKEFIELQKILSWKDSILFVSQILSALVHAHENGIVHRDIKPQNILLTSSGTIKVTDFGIAQFMRQNTADNGRTIGSVHYMSPEQARGDKVDARADLYAVGILLYEMLTGRLPFDSENPAQVAMMQMNAAAVAPRKLNADIPVGLEEIIARAMRKNSEERYQSAAEMLAATEEIKRNPGIIFAYKYTSAVQKPVVTPSQEALKTAASEKPKKAPLIKSRWLSILLGITVAVMIGTGLFVFSAVLLKTTLLTPAGAEVALPNFVGQNYYEVIANENNAEFNIVYDDSSQYNDEYPQDVIYEQTPTPPKKVIEGSTITVKVSKGPNLISIPECAGREKTQVTGTLEGLGLFPRVVEQFSIDTAPGYVLSTDPPVGTQIAKGATVTVYVAINSQSKAVEIPKSIMGLSLNEVRKILIDKGLVPGIVTYEVSAMPKDQVMITTPELGSYVPIGTTVDLIVSDGSLYFDDTKTMDISLNNLPQRSFAYLIEVYQKTDQPPIASIVVSPGSTNVIFAVKIAEGTQLFKVNANGQLLREILVDFDALDSRPYGVDYAVDLSPGYLSSNSRTGQ
- a CDS encoding Stp1/IreP family PP2C-type Ser/Thr phosphatase — translated: MQIIGKTDVGRERTRNEDCFDFSVLSEELGWAVVCDGMGGAAGGECASRLASGAAMNELTRHYKKNAGDTDLRKAMNMALKKANTAVWKAAHRDLVYGGMGTTMVMAVMNKRVLHISTVGDSRIYSFCSGVLNQLTRDHSLVQDMVELGYITKDQAKIHPERNVITRAIGISEQVEEDYRFVTLKPGDTILLCTDGLSGFVTDEEIALIMLKYRFENICERLIECANAHGGGDNITAVIMRSEA
- the rlmN gene encoding 23S rRNA (adenine(2503)-C(2))-methyltransferase RlmN; protein product: MKFEKYIFKLKPCERMARMVRPGLTSIQIQEIRDWVKDKGLPSYRADQIIKWVYGNAETFDDMTNIPKAIRDSLEADFMLREVTTDRVLLSDDGTKKFVFTVSGGEKVEGVLMKYKYGSTVCISTQAGCRMGCKFCASPPAGYCRSLTAGEMLGQVTEAGKECGGRVDNVVLMGIGEPLDNFENVVTFLQNLSAPDGYQMSLRHVSLSTCGLADKIRELAEYKFGLTLSVSLHAPNDELRGKIMPINKKYGIVQLLSAVEYYTQMTGRRVVFEYALIRGVNDSVENARELAVLLRKKLCHINLIACNPVKGTGFFPPPAQTVQNFYKTLEQSGASVTIRRTMGADLDASCGQLRRNGQRES